In one window of Gemmatimonadaceae bacterium DNA:
- a CDS encoding aspartate ammonia-lyase — MTTPAEIADWLRSSSFLDGLTDAHLWKLSRHVTPHELVLDATIFQEGDERHRLAILISGAVAIEKSADGRTTRLVTLGAGDAVGEGLLLDDTTHGTTARVIMPGTAMLLTRQHLDDITREAPQLYAALVAKAARSISARLRRADATLVGRGRSLGFGGHRTRTERDLLGEREVPFEALYGVQTLRALENFPITGIPLREFPVLIESLAAVKEAATETNLALGLLGTKEADVIIRAAREIRAGRHHEHFLVDVIQGGAGTSTNMNANEVIANRALELLNQPRGQYDVISPNSHVNLSQSTNDVYPTAVRIALHKSLSVFRDELARLADAFEHKGSEFASMLKMGRTQMQDAVPMTLGQEFHAFAHTLQEDVDRLAEAQLLIREINLGATAIGTGINAPPGYTELAARKLAEISGVPVVTAPDLIEATSDTGAFVQMSGVLKRTSTKLSKICNDLRLLSSGPRAGFGEINLPPMQPGSSIMPGKVNPVIPEVVNQVCFDVIGGDVTITMAAEAGQLQLNAFEPVIAYRLLRSIDMLRAACLVLRERCVTGITANADRMRTFVEQSIGIVTALVPVIGYEMATEIAKTALESGRGVFDVVLERGVLTRVQLDEILNPAAMTAPRTVS; from the coding sequence ATGACCACTCCGGCCGAAATCGCCGACTGGCTTCGTTCCTCGTCGTTTCTCGACGGCCTCACTGATGCCCATCTCTGGAAGCTGTCGCGACATGTCACGCCGCATGAACTCGTGCTCGACGCGACCATCTTCCAGGAAGGCGACGAGCGGCATCGGTTGGCCATCCTGATCAGCGGCGCCGTCGCCATTGAGAAGTCGGCGGACGGCCGCACCACGCGGCTGGTGACGCTTGGCGCTGGCGATGCCGTTGGCGAAGGGCTGCTGTTGGATGACACCACGCACGGCACCACGGCCCGGGTGATCATGCCTGGAACAGCCATGCTGCTGACGCGCCAACATCTCGACGATATCACACGCGAAGCGCCGCAGCTGTACGCGGCGCTGGTCGCGAAGGCCGCCCGCTCGATTTCCGCGCGACTGCGCCGAGCCGACGCCACGCTCGTTGGCCGCGGTCGCTCCCTGGGGTTCGGGGGTCATCGGACACGCACTGAGCGCGACCTGCTGGGCGAGCGCGAAGTGCCGTTCGAAGCCCTGTATGGCGTGCAGACGTTGCGGGCGCTCGAGAATTTCCCTATCACGGGCATCCCGCTGCGCGAGTTCCCGGTGCTCATCGAGTCGCTGGCCGCGGTCAAGGAGGCCGCGACGGAGACCAATCTCGCGCTCGGCCTGCTGGGAACGAAGGAGGCCGATGTGATCATCCGCGCCGCGCGTGAAATCCGCGCGGGTCGTCACCATGAGCACTTTTTGGTGGACGTGATCCAGGGCGGTGCCGGCACCTCGACGAACATGAACGCCAACGAGGTGATCGCCAATCGCGCGCTCGAACTCCTCAACCAGCCGCGTGGCCAGTACGACGTGATCTCACCCAACAGTCACGTCAACCTGAGCCAATCCACGAATGACGTCTACCCGACCGCCGTCCGCATCGCGCTGCATAAGAGTCTCAGCGTCTTTCGCGACGAACTGGCGCGACTCGCCGATGCGTTCGAGCACAAAGGCAGCGAGTTCGCCTCGATGCTCAAGATGGGACGGACGCAAATGCAGGATGCGGTTCCGATGACCCTCGGCCAGGAGTTTCATGCGTTTGCGCACACGTTGCAGGAGGACGTCGATCGACTGGCGGAAGCGCAATTGCTGATTCGCGAGATCAACCTCGGGGCCACGGCAATCGGCACCGGCATCAACGCCCCTCCTGGATATACCGAGCTGGCCGCGCGCAAACTCGCGGAGATCTCCGGGGTACCCGTGGTGACCGCGCCGGATCTCATCGAGGCGACCAGTGACACCGGCGCCTTTGTACAGATGTCCGGCGTCTTGAAGCGTACCTCCACCAAACTCTCCAAGATCTGCAATGACCTGCGCCTGCTGTCGTCCGGCCCACGCGCGGGGTTCGGCGAGATCAATCTCCCGCCGATGCAACCGGGTTCGTCCATCATGCCCGGCAAGGTCAATCCGGTCATCCCCGAAGTGGTGAATCAGGTGTGCTTCGATGTCATTGGCGGCGACGTGACGATCACGATGGCCGCCGAGGCCGGTCAGTTGCAGTTGAACGCGTTCGAGCCGGTGATCGCGTACCGCCTGCTCCGCAGCATCGACATGCTGCGAGCGGCCTGCCTGGTGTTGCGTGAGCGATGCGTGACCGGAATCACGGCAAATGCCGACCGGATGCGCACGTTTGTGGAGCAGTCCATCGGTATCGTGACGGCCCTTGTGCCCGTCATCGGATATGAGATGGCAACCGAGATCGCGAAGACCGCGCTTGAGAGCGGTCGTGGCGTCTTCGATGTGGTTCTCGAACGCGGCGTGCTCACCCGGGTACAGCTCGACGAGATCCTCAACCCAGCGGCCATGACTGCGCCGCGCACCGTGAGCTGA
- a CDS encoding Ig domain-containing protein produces MSSASFAAFRPRTLQRLPWRQSVRYLAVLGMLAACGGGGDTTAGPGPVTRVSVSVGNVTLTSIGGTQEVIGTAKDANGTAVTSATIVWSSDNTAIASVASSGNSATITARGPGATVIRARVGTIGADIPVQVLGVRAIQVSPSNASIRTGDTQPFSATFDADPGVSTAVTWATENATVATVSATGLVTGVSAGSTVIRATSVADPRFSASGNITVTPSRGVVVSPGTANIATSENRTLVATVIIEAGLSTAVTWRTSAPAVATVSATGVVRGVAFGTTTITAVALADTTLKGTAIINVVPVIRSVTVSPATASLFINGTQQLASTVTAEGTLATTVNWSSANTSVATVNASGLVTAVSLGSTTITATSTVDATKSGVAAITVAPRPIAVTIAQRVVGLNPGTSITLNAAVSADPGISTAVTWSSSTASVATVTQAGLVSAIAAGSTLITATSQADNTKKDTVTVTVVPRLAASWASSRLNGLLYDDLVSVAAFGPVSAFAINSINGGASGGDIYGYNGTTWSLSASGSTFGTRFLSVHGSASDNAIAVGTNGVIVRWNGTAWAAVTSGSTRTLRSVWVESGTKATAVGDNGTALRWNGTAWSALTTGSTQQLNGVWSVGSSTIMVGNAGEVLKYNGTTVQRQTVPFSDDLYAVSGLPSGIVTAVGKFGGILRFDGLDWSLIDSNGILDDFYSVSGTDANGGRMYVGGQNGVYQVDGITLTSSSADYPVSVFGISVDPVGTTWTVGQRGSIQRITGATWTTMNFAPDLLDVWTTAANNAWAVGEYGFIYRWNGSAWTRQPSPSLANLYSVWAPSASDAFAGGDNGTMLRWNGSVWVPMSIPSTARIFAIWGSSATNVFAVTDIGEILRFNGTLWTLQATAPGGATLLSVYGVSASEAYATGTGGLVMRFNGINWTAMTAPDAVTTLFGIWMSGGTNIVSVGADADGLLGSAFGYNGTTWSPYSIGPAKALTSVWGPSVFDLYATGDAGTILRYNGVTWQSMATGTPDLLWAMSGAPDASGGAFAVGYNTTIVAGTPASAFTASAVRRPALHGSLQPSLAARLDPKASGAAARGAARKNRMALATMSAASRTNSRRRK; encoded by the coding sequence ATGTCTTCTGCCTCCTTCGCTGCCTTCCGTCCGCGCACCCTCCAGCGTTTGCCGTGGCGCCAGTCCGTCCGCTACCTGGCGGTGCTCGGCATGCTCGCCGCCTGCGGTGGCGGAGGCGACACGACCGCAGGCCCCGGACCGGTAACTCGGGTGTCCGTGTCCGTCGGCAACGTGACGTTGACATCGATCGGCGGGACGCAGGAAGTGATCGGGACCGCGAAGGATGCCAATGGCACTGCGGTTACGTCGGCTACGATTGTCTGGAGTTCGGACAACACCGCCATTGCCTCGGTGGCGTCGTCCGGAAATTCCGCGACGATCACCGCACGCGGTCCTGGCGCCACGGTCATCCGGGCGCGCGTGGGCACCATCGGGGCGGATATCCCGGTGCAGGTGCTCGGTGTGCGGGCGATTCAGGTGAGTCCCAGCAATGCCTCCATTCGCACCGGTGACACGCAACCGTTTTCCGCCACATTCGATGCCGATCCCGGCGTCTCCACGGCGGTCACCTGGGCCACAGAGAACGCCACCGTGGCGACGGTATCGGCGACCGGCCTGGTCACGGGCGTGAGTGCCGGCAGCACGGTGATACGAGCAACATCTGTCGCCGACCCGCGCTTCTCCGCCAGCGGTAACATCACCGTCACGCCTTCACGCGGCGTGGTCGTGTCCCCCGGCACGGCCAATATCGCGACGAGTGAGAATCGCACGCTCGTCGCCACCGTGATCATCGAGGCCGGTCTCAGCACGGCCGTGACGTGGCGCACCAGTGCGCCCGCGGTGGCAACAGTGAGTGCCACGGGTGTGGTTCGCGGCGTGGCGTTCGGCACCACGACGATTACGGCCGTCGCCCTTGCGGATACCACGCTCAAGGGCACGGCCATCATCAATGTCGTCCCGGTCATTCGCAGCGTCACCGTCTCGCCCGCCACGGCATCGCTGTTCATCAACGGCACCCAGCAGCTCGCCAGCACGGTCACGGCGGAAGGCACGTTGGCCACCACGGTCAACTGGAGCTCGGCGAATACCTCGGTGGCGACCGTCAATGCGTCCGGCCTGGTGACTGCTGTGTCACTTGGTTCGACAACCATCACCGCGACCTCCACCGTTGACGCGACGAAATCAGGAGTAGCCGCCATCACCGTGGCGCCGCGACCGATTGCCGTCACGATTGCCCAACGCGTGGTGGGCCTCAATCCAGGCACGAGCATCACGCTGAACGCCGCGGTCAGCGCCGACCCGGGCATTTCCACCGCCGTCACCTGGAGTTCATCGACGGCATCGGTTGCCACCGTGACGCAGGCTGGCCTGGTCAGTGCCATTGCGGCCGGTTCAACGCTGATCACCGCGACGTCGCAGGCCGACAACACCAAGAAGGACACGGTGACGGTGACCGTGGTGCCGCGATTGGCCGCGTCCTGGGCCTCGTCGCGCCTCAATGGTCTGCTGTACGACGACCTCGTGTCGGTCGCGGCCTTCGGTCCCGTCTCCGCGTTCGCCATCAACTCCATCAACGGCGGTGCCAGCGGCGGTGACATCTACGGGTACAACGGGACGACGTGGTCGCTCAGTGCGAGTGGCAGCACGTTCGGGACACGTTTCCTGTCCGTCCACGGCAGTGCCAGCGACAACGCGATCGCCGTGGGTACGAATGGTGTGATCGTCCGATGGAACGGCACCGCGTGGGCTGCCGTGACGTCTGGTTCCACGCGCACGTTGCGTTCCGTGTGGGTCGAGAGCGGTACGAAGGCCACCGCCGTTGGTGACAACGGCACCGCGTTGCGCTGGAACGGTACCGCATGGAGCGCCCTCACCACCGGATCGACGCAGCAATTGAACGGCGTCTGGTCGGTCGGCAGCAGCACCATTATGGTCGGCAATGCCGGCGAAGTGCTGAAGTACAACGGCACCACGGTGCAGCGTCAGACCGTTCCGTTCAGCGACGACCTGTATGCGGTCTCGGGGCTTCCCAGCGGCATCGTCACCGCGGTGGGCAAGTTCGGCGGGATTCTGCGGTTCGATGGCCTGGATTGGAGCTTGATCGACAGCAATGGGATCCTCGACGACTTCTATTCCGTCAGCGGCACCGATGCCAACGGCGGCCGCATGTACGTCGGTGGGCAGAACGGCGTCTATCAAGTCGATGGCATCACGTTGACCTCGTCGTCGGCGGACTACCCCGTGTCCGTGTTCGGCATTTCCGTCGATCCGGTGGGCACGACCTGGACGGTCGGTCAACGCGGGTCCATTCAGCGCATCACGGGCGCGACGTGGACCACGATGAATTTCGCGCCGGACTTGCTCGACGTCTGGACCACCGCCGCCAACAATGCGTGGGCCGTCGGCGAATACGGATTCATCTATCGGTGGAACGGCAGCGCCTGGACGCGTCAGCCGTCACCATCGCTCGCCAATCTGTATTCGGTGTGGGCCCCGTCAGCCAGCGACGCATTTGCCGGCGGTGACAACGGAACGATGCTTCGCTGGAACGGATCCGTCTGGGTCCCGATGAGCATCCCATCCACCGCGCGTATCTTCGCGATCTGGGGCAGCAGCGCCACCAACGTGTTTGCCGTGACGGATATCGGCGAGATCCTGCGATTCAACGGCACCCTCTGGACCCTGCAGGCCACGGCGCCTGGCGGTGCGACCCTCCTCTCGGTGTACGGCGTCTCGGCGAGCGAAGCCTATGCCACGGGGACAGGCGGACTGGTGATGCGTTTCAACGGCATCAACTGGACCGCCATGACCGCGCCTGATGCCGTCACGACACTATTCGGCATCTGGATGAGCGGCGGAACAAATATCGTGTCTGTTGGCGCCGATGCGGACGGCCTGCTGGGCTCGGCCTTCGGCTACAACGGCACCACGTGGTCACCCTACTCGATCGGACCGGCCAAGGCGCTGACCTCCGTGTGGGGGCCCAGTGTGTTCGATCTGTACGCGACCGGCGACGCGGGAACGATTCTGCGATACAACGGCGTCACTTGGCAGAGCATGGCGACGGGAACACCAGATCTGCTCTGGGCGATGTCGGGCGCGCCCGATGCCAGCGGCGGTGCATTCGCGGTGGGGTACAACACGACCATCGTGGCCGGTACACCGGCGTCTGCATTCACGGCGTCTGCCGTGCGACGACCTGCGCTCCACGGCTCGCTCCAGCCGTCGTTGGCGGCGCGCCTGGACCCGAAGGCCAGTGGGGCCGCCGCACGTGGTGCTGCGCGTAAGAACCGGATGGCCTTGGCCACGATGTCCGCCGCGTCCCGCACAAACTCGAGGAGGCGTAAGTAG
- the dacB gene encoding D-alanyl-D-alanine carboxypeptidase/D-alanyl-D-alanine-endopeptidase, producing the protein MSSPRRMLCCRAIGVLAAFAALSAVPARAATTVASDTGWDTPLATATQAKQKKRQPKRATSRSTRTASKRPARAPVIPALHFTTPRDATALNNDLRVLLDGRTRTGTWGAMVISLTRGDTLFARNADTRLVPASTMKLFTSAIVFDRLGPEHAFSTDVLRDGPLDVGGVVRGDLILRGDGDPSLSPRFVRGGPDAAMTMLAQFAAGAGIKRITGDLIADASAFESRRIPDGWLSRYAGSAYAAPFSALSLNENIVVVGVTPNAAGGGVTVLLEPLTRGLTVSSTARTVPGSSARLSIRRLGDDRVMVSGTIGARGGTRRYQLVVGDPATFTAGAFRAALEAQGIVIDGDIKVGRTPPTATVVTSLPSPSLARLVSTMNRESINHYAELLWRDAARGADRSIVGSAENANSTLQDFLVHKVGAASDAVTATDGSGLSVLDRVTPRAMVQLLAHAHKAPWASAFHASLPVAGESELLRHRMRTTPAQGNLHAKTGTTNDVIGLSGYVTAENGEILAFAFLYNGKDRWHARESIDAMGPTMAAFWRD; encoded by the coding sequence GTGTCCTCACCTCGTCGCATGCTTTGTTGTCGCGCCATCGGTGTGCTGGCGGCATTCGCCGCACTGTCGGCCGTCCCCGCGCGCGCGGCGACGACCGTGGCGTCAGACACGGGTTGGGACACTCCTCTGGCCACGGCGACGCAGGCCAAGCAGAAAAAGCGGCAACCGAAGCGAGCCACCTCGCGCAGCACAAGGACGGCATCGAAGCGACCCGCGCGCGCACCGGTCATTCCGGCACTGCACTTCACCACGCCCCGCGACGCCACGGCGCTGAACAACGACCTGCGGGTGCTGCTGGACGGGCGCACGCGAACCGGGACGTGGGGGGCGATGGTCATCAGTCTGACGCGTGGCGATACGCTGTTCGCGCGGAATGCCGACACCCGACTCGTGCCGGCGTCGACGATGAAGCTATTCACATCTGCCATCGTATTTGATCGACTGGGACCCGAGCATGCGTTTTCCACGGACGTGCTGCGCGATGGGCCGCTTGACGTCGGCGGCGTCGTGCGCGGGGATCTCATCCTGCGGGGCGACGGGGATCCATCCCTGTCACCGCGTTTCGTACGCGGTGGCCCGGACGCCGCCATGACCATGCTCGCGCAGTTCGCGGCCGGTGCGGGGATCAAGCGTATCACCGGCGACCTCATCGCCGATGCGTCCGCCTTCGAGTCACGACGCATTCCCGATGGATGGCTGTCCCGGTATGCGGGGTCGGCCTATGCCGCGCCGTTCTCGGCGCTGTCGCTCAACGAGAACATCGTCGTGGTGGGTGTGACACCAAATGCAGCGGGTGGTGGTGTGACGGTGCTCCTCGAGCCGCTCACGCGGGGGCTGACCGTGAGCAGTACAGCCCGCACGGTTCCCGGGAGCTCGGCTCGCCTGAGCATCCGGCGCCTTGGCGATGATCGGGTGATGGTCTCCGGGACGATTGGCGCGCGCGGGGGCACGCGGCGCTACCAGTTGGTCGTCGGTGACCCTGCGACATTCACCGCCGGCGCCTTTCGCGCCGCGCTGGAAGCGCAGGGCATTGTCATCGACGGCGACATCAAGGTGGGTCGTACGCCACCCACGGCAACGGTGGTCACCAGCCTCCCATCGCCGTCGTTGGCGCGCCTGGTGTCGACGATGAATCGCGAAAGCATCAACCACTATGCAGAGCTGCTGTGGCGCGACGCCGCCCGAGGCGCCGATCGCAGCATCGTGGGATCAGCCGAAAACGCCAACTCCACGTTGCAGGATTTTCTGGTGCACAAAGTCGGTGCGGCATCCGATGCGGTGACCGCCACAGACGGCAGCGGGCTCTCGGTCCTCGACCGCGTGACGCCGCGCGCCATGGTGCAGCTGCTGGCGCACGCCCACAAAGCACCATGGGCCAGCGCGTTCCATGCCTCGCTGCCAGTGGCCGGAGAATCGGAGCTGTTACGGCATCGGATGCGCACCACGCCAGCGCAGGGCAACCTGCACGCGAAGACGGGAACGACCAATGACGTGATCGGACTGTCAGGCTACGTCACGGCCGAAAACGGCGAGATTCTGGCGTTTGCCTTTCTCTACAACGGCAAAGACCGCTGGCACGCCCGCGAGTCGATTGATGCGATGGGGCCAACGATGGCGGCGTTTTGGAGGGACTAA
- a CDS encoding DUF5009 domain-containing protein — MTSRERLLALDVFRGMTVAGMLLVNNPGTWSAIYPPLEHAPWNGWTPTDLIFPFFLFIVGITTELSLRARRARGDDEGAILKQVWRRAALIFLFGLTLSAFPFFTWVPIPELPDATLLDRVVHRLEHLRILGVLQRIALAYLFGALLTIRTTWRQQLGILAFLLFGYWALMTLVPVPDTGVAGRFVLDKPEQLLSAWLDRTVLGVNHLWSGSKTWDPEGLLSTMPAIGTVILGTFAGRWISEQRRSLVERLAALFAVGALLMMAGLVWNWSFPINKSIWTSSYVLFTAGMGAVSLATCLWVIDVLQLRRWTFPFVIYGMNPMLAFLGSGLMARLMVSVLTMDAGNGTRISIQGLLFNRLYASWLPPREASFAYALSFVAVWFLILWAAWKRGFVLKV, encoded by the coding sequence ATGACATCCCGCGAACGACTCCTCGCGCTGGATGTATTCCGGGGAATGACCGTCGCCGGAATGCTTCTGGTCAACAATCCCGGAACATGGAGTGCCATTTATCCGCCACTTGAGCACGCGCCGTGGAATGGGTGGACACCAACCGATCTGATCTTTCCGTTCTTCCTGTTCATCGTCGGTATCACCACGGAGTTGTCGTTACGCGCCCGACGCGCCCGGGGCGATGACGAGGGCGCGATTCTCAAACAGGTATGGCGCCGCGCCGCCCTGATCTTTCTGTTCGGTCTCACGCTGTCGGCGTTCCCGTTCTTCACGTGGGTGCCTATTCCTGAACTCCCGGATGCCACGCTCCTGGATCGCGTCGTACATCGCCTCGAACACCTGCGTATCCTTGGCGTGTTGCAGCGAATTGCCCTGGCCTATCTCTTCGGCGCCCTGCTGACCATCCGCACCACGTGGCGCCAGCAACTCGGCATCCTCGCATTCTTGCTCTTCGGCTATTGGGCCCTGATGACACTGGTGCCCGTGCCCGACACCGGCGTCGCCGGTCGGTTCGTGCTTGACAAGCCGGAGCAGCTGTTGAGTGCGTGGCTCGATCGCACGGTCCTGGGGGTCAACCATCTGTGGTCGGGTTCGAAGACATGGGACCCCGAGGGGTTGCTCAGCACAATGCCGGCCATCGGCACCGTGATTCTGGGCACATTTGCCGGCCGATGGATCAGTGAGCAGCGTCGTTCGCTGGTGGAGCGTCTGGCGGCGCTCTTTGCCGTGGGTGCCCTGCTGATGATGGCCGGACTGGTGTGGAATTGGTCGTTCCCGATCAACAAGAGCATCTGGACCAGTTCCTACGTGCTGTTCACCGCCGGAATGGGCGCGGTGTCGCTGGCCACCTGCCTCTGGGTGATCGATGTCCTGCAGTTGCGACGCTGGACATTTCCGTTCGTCATATACGGGATGAATCCGATGCTGGCGTTCCTCGGATCCGGGCTCATGGCGCGCTTGATGGTCTCCGTGCTGACGATGGATGCCGGAAACGGAACCCGCATCTCCATTCAGGGTCTGCTGTTCAATAGGTTGTACGCGTCGTGGCTCCCGCCACGCGAGGCATCGTTCGCCTACGCGCTGAGTTTTGTGGCCGTGTGGTTCCTGATTCTCTGGGCGGCGTGGAAGCGGGGGTTCGTCCTGAAGGTTTGA
- a CDS encoding cytochrome c oxidase assembly protein, which produces MFALLLHPAARLSWTQFTVHPSTVIGISALGLLYAWRARRGPSLSDRHPVTVTAIHPAPPEAAEALAGPRAGQRASFYVSLLLLFLTLNGPLHDLSDYYLFSAHMVQHLIMTLIVPPLMILGTPGWMLRPLLRQPGLFRVARSITGVIACYAIFNVVLAFWHLPPMYNLALRYHPLHIVQHLMFLVAAVLMWWPLTSPLPELPRASYPAQMLYCFLMAIPMSVIAIYIVMADATLYPAYATAPRVWGISPMTDQQGGGLIMWIPSGIFFYSVMTVVFFKWVGRGEDNQASAQVGWVAPSDVSAT; this is translated from the coding sequence ATGTTCGCTCTGCTGCTCCATCCGGCCGCCCGGCTGTCCTGGACCCAGTTCACGGTCCATCCAAGCACCGTGATCGGCATCTCCGCACTCGGCCTGCTTTACGCGTGGCGGGCCCGACGCGGACCGTCGTTGTCCGATCGCCATCCCGTCACGGTCACGGCCATTCATCCGGCGCCGCCAGAGGCCGCAGAGGCGTTGGCGGGTCCCCGCGCGGGTCAGCGCGCCAGTTTCTATGTGTCCCTATTGCTGCTGTTCCTGACGCTGAATGGCCCGTTGCACGATCTCAGTGACTACTACCTGTTCAGCGCGCACATGGTGCAGCACCTGATCATGACGCTGATCGTTCCCCCGCTGATGATCCTGGGGACGCCGGGGTGGATGCTGCGTCCGTTGCTGCGCCAGCCCGGGCTCTTTCGGGTCGCGCGGTCCATCACCGGGGTGATCGCCTGTTACGCGATCTTCAATGTCGTGCTGGCGTTCTGGCACCTGCCCCCGATGTACAATCTCGCGCTGCGCTATCATCCGCTGCACATCGTCCAGCACCTGATGTTCCTGGTGGCCGCGGTGCTGATGTGGTGGCCGCTCACGTCGCCGTTGCCGGAATTGCCGCGCGCGTCGTATCCCGCGCAGATGCTCTATTGCTTCCTGATGGCGATCCCGATGTCGGTGATCGCGATCTACATCGTCATGGCGGACGCCACGTTGTATCCGGCGTACGCCACCGCGCCTCGTGTCTGGGGGATCTCGCCAATGACGGATCAGCAGGGCGGCGGGCTGATCATGTGGATTCCCAGCGGCATCTTCTTCTATTCGGTGATGACGGTGGTGTTCTTCAAGTGGGTTGGCCGAGGCGAGGACAATCAGGCGAGCGCACAGGTGGGATGGGTCGCACCCTCGGACGTGAGCGCCACATGA
- a CDS encoding cytochrome C oxidase subunit IV family protein — protein sequence MADHAQAAGHAHDEHHPTWTTYWKVALFLTIITVVEVWAYYIPSLVASAFFVPGLLIMSAVKFYTVVMYYMHLKYDHKIFRALFTGPLIVAALTLVGLLFLFSKLAIKIGLLA from the coding sequence ATGGCTGACCACGCACAAGCCGCGGGCCACGCGCACGACGAGCATCACCCGACCTGGACGACGTACTGGAAGGTGGCGCTCTTTCTCACGATCATCACCGTCGTCGAGGTGTGGGCCTACTATATCCCGTCCCTCGTCGCCAGCGCGTTCTTCGTGCCCGGCCTGTTGATCATGTCGGCCGTGAAGTTCTACACGGTCGTGATGTACTACATGCACCTCAAGTACGACCACAAGATCTTCCGCGCGCTGTTCACAGGCCCGCTGATTGTCGCGGCACTCACCCTGGTCGGGCTGTTGTTCCTGTTCTCCAAGCTGGCCATCAAGATCGGATTGCTGGCGTAA
- a CDS encoding cytochrome c oxidase subunit 3, which yields MSATSAPTAATETHAPGGGHYTSLGLDNRKVAIWTFIGSECMLFASLISTYLIYKGRSPEGPYPHEAWTNPMTGEVFKPILNIPVTSVSAGVLLLSSLTMVLALAAVQNRHVPKRTSWERILGSSKIWLWGTCLLGTAFLGLQAFEFTSFVHEGLSIRTNLFGSSFFTLTGFHGAHVTAGVIWLFSLLAIDYKRGLEPKDSLIVDIAALYWHFVDVVWIAIFTLVYLIK from the coding sequence ATGTCCGCCACTTCGGCACCGACCGCCGCCACTGAAACGCATGCCCCCGGCGGCGGCCACTATACGTCGCTTGGCCTCGACAATCGCAAGGTGGCCATTTGGACCTTCATCGGGTCCGAGTGCATGCTCTTTGCCTCGCTCATCTCGACGTACCTGATCTACAAGGGACGCAGTCCGGAAGGACCGTATCCGCACGAAGCATGGACCAACCCGATGACGGGTGAGGTGTTCAAGCCCATTCTGAACATTCCCGTCACCTCGGTGTCCGCCGGCGTGCTGCTGCTGTCGTCGCTGACCATGGTGCTGGCGCTGGCCGCGGTGCAGAACCGCCATGTGCCCAAGCGCACGTCATGGGAGCGGATCCTTGGCTCGTCCAAGATCTGGCTGTGGGGGACGTGCCTGCTGGGCACCGCGTTCCTTGGCCTGCAAGCCTTTGAGTTCACGTCGTTCGTGCATGAAGGCCTGTCGATTCGCACGAACTTGTTCGGTTCAAGCTTCTTCACGCTGACCGGATTCCACGGCGCGCACGTCACGGCCGGTGTGATTTGGCTTTTTTCGCTGTTGGCCATCGACTACAAGCGCGGACTGGAACCCAAGGATTCGCTGATTGTCGACATCGCGGCGTTGTACTGGCATTTCGTCGACGTGGTCTGGATCGCGATCTTCACGCTCGTCTACCTGATCAAGTAA